A window of Aliarcobacter trophiarum LMG 25534 contains these coding sequences:
- a CDS encoding aldolase catalytic domain-containing protein produces MLEKKGTILSVREDLKVFDCTIRDGGLVNNFHFSDEFVKAHYEMCIKAGVDYMEIGKNVSPTLMSEAEYGPWNFCKEEDIRRIVGENNTNLKIAVMSDIGRSLKEELRPKSESVVDMIRIATYIHQIPAAIELIEDAHAKGYETTVNIMAISKSFDDELNQVLELLAKTPVDVIYIADSFGSFYPEQIRDLTEKYLSFAEKSGKKVGIHAHNNLQLAYANTLEAMIYGASFLDVTVSGLGRGAGNCPLELLLGFLKNPKYNQMPVFEFIENHIVELEKKLDWGYSIPYMITGQLNEHPRAAMKARDEGDTKYREFYKNIHME; encoded by the coding sequence ATGTTAGAAAAAAAAGGGACAATTTTAAGTGTGAGAGAAGACTTAAAAGTTTTTGACTGCACTATTAGAGATGGTGGATTAGTAAATAATTTTCACTTTAGTGATGAGTTCGTAAAAGCTCACTATGAAATGTGCATAAAAGCTGGTGTCGATTATATGGAGATAGGGAAAAATGTATCTCCTACTCTTATGAGTGAAGCAGAATATGGTCCTTGGAACTTTTGCAAAGAAGAAGATATAAGAAGAATTGTGGGTGAAAATAATACAAATCTTAAAATTGCAGTTATGAGTGATATTGGAAGAAGCTTAAAAGAGGAGCTTAGACCAAAAAGTGAAAGTGTAGTTGATATGATTAGAATTGCAACATATATTCATCAAATTCCAGCAGCAATTGAACTAATTGAAGATGCCCATGCAAAAGGATATGAGACAACAGTAAATATTATGGCGATTTCAAAATCATTTGATGATGAACTTAATCAAGTTTTAGAACTTTTAGCCAAAACTCCTGTTGATGTAATTTACATAGCTGATAGCTTTGGCTCTTTTTATCCAGAACAAATAAGAGACCTTACAGAAAAATATCTAAGTTTTGCAGAAAAAAGTGGTAAAAAAGTAGGTATTCATGCACACAACAATCTTCAACTAGCATATGCAAATACTTTAGAAGCTATGATTTATGGAGCTAGTTTTTTAGATGTTACAGTAAGTGGCTTAGGAAGAGGTGCTGGAAACTGTCCTTTAGAGCTTCTTTTAGGTTTTTTGAAAAATCCTAAATATAATCAAATGCCTGTATTTGAGTTTATAGAGAACCATATAGTTGAGCTAGAAAAAAAACTTGATTGGGGATATAGTATTCCATATATGATAACTGGTCAATTAAATGAACATCCAAGAGCTGCTATGAAAGCAAGAGATGAAGGTGATACAAAATATAGGGAGTTTTATAAAAATATCCACATGGAATAA
- a CDS encoding flagellar hook-length control protein FliK, whose translation MLISNGTALNILLANNNRVLNDALKEVDNKTLNNLLKQDSSSSSIDASKVLKEVLNAIKDGSKSASTLENIIKNSNVFKDLGTISTNISSLLDSIKDDETLQKFKPLLENFLKNIKDINPENLKEQIKNSGVFLENKLTQNSNIKLENLLQNISNLLKNIDTPIAKEITQSVNNILKSLSNNTNSPQTSINELKNLITNLQNLSNSLTNKESLNLTSLANELKNFINSGQLVEAKIESLSKQNLQQNVEKPILSEQILKENIDIKNLINNQTKELLSQIKQEISQNPLLLQNRNIAPILDKLLAMPDLFSKSEAILNSVQNSNISNFLNNFSSNLTPLLTTLKESLHSLNPKNEEILKELNTLIKKVENIINDNLNNHNLNKNSPKLDDDFKSMLLKMQEEVASKTDIKSQDSLKSINNLLTQIDMHQLGSIVSNSNFVYIPFFWEMLEDGSIEIKQKDEEKFFCQIKLTLKDFGKIDLMLSLYDENKLDITIYAQREHFKIALRENLQKLKLALNDANIITMNVKLLDMKDYDEKKEDKPNNIYQNHYNNDMFSSQRVDIKV comes from the coding sequence ATGTTAATATCAAATGGAACTGCCCTAAATATACTTTTAGCAAACAACAATAGAGTTTTAAATGATGCCCTAAAAGAGGTAGATAATAAGACTTTAAATAATCTTTTAAAACAAGATAGCTCTAGTTCTTCAATAGACGCAAGTAAGGTTTTAAAAGAGGTTTTAAATGCTATCAAAGATGGTTCAAAATCTGCTTCTACTTTAGAAAATATTATAAAAAACTCAAATGTTTTTAAAGATTTAGGCACTATATCTACAAATATATCTTCTTTATTAGATAGTATAAAAGATGATGAAACTCTACAAAAATTCAAACCTCTTTTAGAAAATTTTTTAAAAAACATAAAAGATATAAATCCTGAAAATTTAAAAGAACAGATAAAAAATAGTGGAGTCTTTTTAGAAAATAAGCTTACACAAAATTCAAATATTAAACTAGAAAATCTTTTACAAAATATCTCTAATCTCCTAAAAAACATTGATACACCTATAGCAAAAGAGATTACTCAAAGTGTTAATAATATTTTAAAATCTTTATCAAACAACACAAACAGTCCACAAACATCCATAAATGAACTTAAAAATCTTATTACAAATTTACAAAATCTTAGCAACTCTTTAACAAATAAAGAGTCTTTAAATCTAACATCTTTAGCAAATGAACTTAAAAACTTTATAAATAGTGGACAATTAGTAGAAGCTAAAATAGAAAGTTTATCAAAACAAAATTTACAACAAAATGTAGAAAAACCTATTTTAAGTGAGCAGATTTTAAAAGAGAATATTGATATTAAAAATCTTATAAACAATCAAACAAAAGAGCTTTTATCACAAATAAAACAAGAAATATCACAAAACCCATTACTTTTGCAAAATAGAAATATAGCCCCTATTTTAGATAAACTTTTAGCTATGCCTGATCTATTTTCAAAAAGTGAAGCTATTTTAAATAGTGTTCAAAATAGTAATATCTCAAATTTTTTAAACAATTTTTCTTCAAATTTAACTCCACTTTTAACTACTTTAAAAGAGAGTTTACACTCTTTGAATCCAAAGAATGAAGAGATTCTAAAAGAGTTAAACACACTTATTAAAAAAGTTGAAAATATTATTAATGATAATTTAAATAACCATAATCTAAATAAAAATAGTCCAAAACTTGATGATGATTTTAAATCAATGCTTTTAAAAATGCAAGAGGAAGTTGCTTCAAAAACAGATATAAAATCTCAAGATAGTCTAAAGAGCATAAATAATCTTTTAACTCAAATAGATATGCACCAGTTAGGCTCAATAGTTTCAAACTCTAATTTTGTATATATACCTTTCTTTTGGGAGATGTTAGAAGATGGCTCTATTGAAATAAAACAAAAAGATGAAGAGAAGTTCTTTTGCCAAATAAAACTAACTTTAAAAGATTTTGGAAAAATAGATTTAATGCTATCTTTATATGATGAAAATAAACTAGATATCACAATTTATGCTCAAAGAGAGCATTTTAAAATAGCTCTTAGAGAAAACTTACAAAAACTAAAGTTGGCACTAAATGATGCGAATATTATAACCATGAATGTAAAACTTTTAGATATGAAAGATTATGACGAAAAGAAAGAGGACAAACCAAACAATATCTATCAAAATCACTATAACAACGATATGTTTTCAAGTCAAAGAGTGGATATAAAGGTTTAA
- a CDS encoding EscU/YscU/HrcU family type III secretion system export apparatus switch protein: MENENQKIQKAVALQYDKTIDNAPKITAKGKGETANNIIKIAKENNIPIKKDEDLVELLSQIDIDKEIPNSMYKAVAEIFAFIYELSNKDKR, encoded by the coding sequence GTGGAAAATGAAAATCAAAAAATACAAAAAGCAGTAGCTCTACAATATGACAAAACTATAGATAATGCTCCAAAAATAACTGCAAAAGGAAAAGGTGAAACAGCAAATAATATAATAAAAATAGCAAAAGAGAACAATATTCCAATAAAAAAAGATGAAGATCTAGTAGAACTTTTATCACAAATTGATATTGACAAAGAGATACCAAACTCTATGTATAAGGCTGTTGCAGAGATTTTTGCTTTTATTTATGAACTTTCAAATAAGGATAAGCGATGA
- a CDS encoding N-acetyltransferase: MEINFYKPTVLDIPLMQELVKPEVEKGIILLRTQDEMATTIRSYIIATVDGEMAGFTATHIHSPRMAEVRSLIVNEKFRGLGLGKKLVEKCVEEAKFYGIKQVLSLTYEKDFFLSCGFREIPKEDIPEQKIWADCIRCKLFPICNEIAMVKDIEF, from the coding sequence TTGGAAATTAATTTCTATAAACCAACAGTTCTTGATATTCCTCTTATGCAAGAGTTAGTAAAGCCTGAAGTTGAAAAAGGAATAATACTTCTTAGAACACAAGATGAGATGGCTACAACAATTAGATCATATATTATAGCTACTGTAGATGGAGAGATGGCAGGATTCACTGCAACACATATTCACTCTCCTAGAATGGCAGAAGTAAGAAGTTTGATTGTAAATGAAAAATTTAGAGGCTTAGGCTTAGGCAAAAAATTAGTTGAGAAATGTGTAGAAGAGGCAAAGTTTTATGGTATAAAACAAGTTTTGTCTTTAACTTATGAAAAAGACTTTTTCCTATCTTGTGGCTTTAGAGAAATTCCAAAAGAGGATATTCCAGAGCAAAAAATATGGGCTGATTGTATTAGATGTAAACTTTTCCCAATTTGCAATGAAATAGCAATGGTTAAGGATATAGAGTTCTAA
- the yihA gene encoding ribosome biogenesis GTP-binding protein YihA/YsxC → MNLIDAKFLQSAQSIEDSPPPSVAEVAFLGRSNVGKSSILNSLCKQKGLAKSSSTPGKTQLINYFEIKFKTQDLEAPYVYARFVDLPGFGYAKVAKTLKAAWNRNLTGYLEQRVNLQIFVHLIDSRHPELDIDKNVDEFVNHIKRGDQIIINAFTKIDKLNSSELQKLKRDYPDGIFVSNLKKQGIIELQNKITEHLFGN, encoded by the coding sequence ATGAATTTAATAGATGCAAAATTTCTACAATCGGCTCAAAGTATAGAAGATTCTCCTCCTCCATCAGTAGCAGAAGTTGCTTTTTTAGGTAGATCAAATGTTGGTAAATCATCTATTTTAAACTCTTTATGTAAGCAAAAAGGTTTAGCAAAATCATCTTCAACACCTGGGAAAACACAACTTATAAACTATTTTGAGATTAAATTCAAAACTCAAGATTTAGAAGCACCTTATGTTTATGCTAGATTTGTAGATTTACCAGGTTTTGGATATGCAAAAGTTGCTAAGACATTAAAAGCAGCTTGGAATAGAAATCTTACAGGATATTTGGAACAAAGAGTAAATTTACAAATATTTGTTCATTTAATAGATTCAAGACATCCAGAGCTTGATATTGATAAAAATGTTGATGAGTTTGTAAATCATATAAAAAGAGGAGACCAAATAATCATAAATGCTTTTACAAAAATAGATAAGCTAAATAGTAGTGAACTACAAAAATTAAAAAGAGACTATCCAGATGGTATTTTTGTTTCAAACCTTAAAAAACAAGGTATAATTGAGCTTCAAAATAAAATTACGGAGCATCTATTTGGAAATTAA
- a CDS encoding LptA/OstA family protein, with product MVKNSIKIIAGLVFCSSLLLGKSETLIIDALDFKADDNRGISTFTGNVKIRMGEDKLNAQQVDVFFETDKNSKNKVATKYEATKDADFEVVSKDKHYVGKGDKIIYIPLKEEYIIIGNGFVHEKNDDRKVYGDNIYINQLTGEAKVKGSENKPVKFIINVERGEKK from the coding sequence ATGGTAAAAAATAGTATAAAGATTATAGCAGGTTTGGTTTTTTGTTCATCTCTTCTGCTTGGGAAAAGTGAGACTTTAATAATAGATGCTTTGGATTTTAAGGCTGATGATAACAGAGGAATTTCAACTTTTACAGGAAATGTAAAGATAAGAATGGGAGAAGATAAGTTAAATGCACAACAAGTTGATGTATTTTTTGAAACAGATAAAAATAGTAAAAACAAGGTTGCAACAAAGTATGAAGCTACAAAGGATGCAGATTTTGAAGTAGTATCAAAAGATAAACACTATGTTGGAAAAGGTGACAAAATTATCTATATTCCTTTAAAAGAGGAGTATATTATCATAGGAAATGGTTTTGTTCATGAAAAAAATGATGATAGAAAAGTTTATGGAGATAATATCTATATAAATCAGCTAACAGGTGAAGCGAAGGTAAAAGGTAGTGAAAATAAACCTGTGAAGTTTATTATAAATGTAGAGAGAGGCGAGAAAAAATAG
- a CDS encoding LPS export ABC transporter periplasmic protein LptC has protein sequence MALKIFVSLSLFLSIVFYFIPVDKIKKDLKKEDIALFIFENPIMYSLNDSMVTKKIIAKQALRYETRDEMYFGDITVNNQDIRKEFKSENIKADFIVKKGAIYNLKDNVEYKRDNFIKIDTQEMIYDDLNKIAKNSSPFKAEYYKHKYNGEKLYLETEKNIINSKNTHFEIDIEKR, from the coding sequence ATGGCTTTAAAAATATTTGTCTCTTTATCTCTTTTTTTATCAATAGTTTTTTATTTTATACCAGTTGATAAAATAAAAAAAGATTTAAAGAAAGAGGATATAGCACTTTTTATATTTGAAAATCCTATTATGTATAGTTTAAATGATAGTATGGTTACCAAAAAAATAATAGCAAAACAAGCATTAAGATATGAGACTAGAGATGAGATGTATTTTGGTGATATAACAGTAAATAATCAGGATATTAGAAAAGAGTTTAAGAGTGAAAATATTAAGGCAGATTTTATAGTAAAAAAAGGTGCAATTTATAATTTAAAAGATAATGTAGAGTATAAAAGAGATAATTTTATAAAGATTGATACGCAAGAGATGATTTATGATGATTTAAATAAAATTGCAAAAAATAGCTCTCCTTTCAAGGCTGAGTATTATAAACATAAATATAATGGTGAAAAACTATATTTAGAGACTGAAAAAAATATTATAAATTCAAAAAATACTCACTTTGAGATAGACATTGAAAAAAGGTAA
- a CDS encoding KdsC family phosphatase has translation MIELLIFDVDGTLTNGDIMYSSVLQEYKTFNVNDGFAIVFWTKYLGKKAAIITGRESKIVEYRANELKIEYVYQNVKDKLAVLDNILKKEGLNYNQTAAIGDDLNDLKMLKKVGLSFAPQNAHELVKNSVNVVCKKSGGNGAAREMIEYILKEDSLYEEFLNQWL, from the coding sequence ATGATAGAACTTTTAATCTTTGATGTAGATGGAACTTTAACAAATGGTGATATTATGTACTCAAGCGTTCTTCAAGAGTATAAGACTTTTAATGTAAATGATGGTTTCGCTATTGTTTTTTGGACTAAATATTTAGGAAAAAAAGCGGCTATTATTACAGGAAGAGAGTCAAAAATTGTTGAGTATAGAGCAAATGAATTAAAAATAGAGTATGTTTATCAAAATGTAAAGGATAAACTAGCAGTTCTTGATAATATTCTAAAAAAAGAGGGTTTAAATTATAATCAAACAGCTGCTATTGGAGATGATTTAAATGATTTAAAAATGTTGAAAAAAGTTGGATTATCTTTTGCTCCACAAAATGCTCATGAATTAGTAAAAAATAGTGTAAATGTAGTTTGCAAAAAGAGTGGTGGAAATGGAGCTGCAAGGGAGATGATAGAGTATATACTAAAAGAAGATAGTTTATATGAGGAGTTTTTAAATCAATGGCTTTAA
- the hisB gene encoding imidazoleglycerol-phosphate dehydratase HisB, producing the protein MVEIKRDTKETQIKCNLELNGCGKFSINTGVGFFDHMIEALSKHSGIDINLECKGDLHIDAHHTVEDCGIVLGQALKKAIFPIQAIERYGNATVVMDEASTTCALDLSNRPFLVYEVNISGKVGEFDVELVEEFFHALSGNAGITLHLISERGRNKHHIIEATFKAFAVALRRALVKNEKLGVPSTKGVL; encoded by the coding sequence ATGGTAGAGATAAAAAGAGATACTAAAGAGACGCAAATAAAGTGTAATTTAGAGTTAAATGGATGTGGAAAATTTTCTATAAATACAGGTGTTGGTTTTTTTGACCATATGATTGAAGCTCTAAGCAAACATAGTGGAATTGATATAAATTTGGAGTGTAAAGGTGATTTGCATATAGATGCACACCATACAGTTGAAGATTGTGGAATAGTTTTAGGACAAGCACTAAAAAAAGCAATTTTCCCAATACAAGCTATTGAACGGTATGGAAATGCAACAGTTGTTATGGATGAAGCTTCTACTACTTGTGCTTTAGATTTATCAAATCGACCATTTTTGGTTTATGAGGTAAATATTAGTGGAAAAGTTGGAGAGTTTGATGTTGAACTTGTAGAGGAGTTTTTTCATGCTTTAAGTGGAAATGCTGGAATTACTCTTCATCTAATTTCTGAAAGAGGAAGAAATAAGCATCATATTATAGAAGCTACATTTAAAGCCTTTGCAGTTGCACTTAGAAGAGCATTAGTGAAAAACGAGAAACTAGGAGTTCCTAGTACTAAAGGAGTTTTATGA
- a CDS encoding septal ring lytic transglycosylase RlpA family protein, which translates to MRLTNKIYTVAFSLFFSLFLFTGCSTKQSYDYSSYRKDTGDKSINNSEAMHRATMRPYNVFGIRYYPFVANVGDDFKGIASWYGPDFHAKKTSNGEIYNMYAMTAAHKTLPMNTVVRVDNLDNGRSTIVRINDRGPFVAGRIIDLSNKAAHEIDMVRKGTANVRVTVLGYNGLVDDKNAPNVNSIEQKPEVERIEVIEDDIVATNINTNIGMATPVSTSKQSSKASGSSKFSIQVGAFSLQTGASKTVDEYKLKFPSRKIEYVENGGIYRVYIRGFSSYEDGQNFKAKNSLTNAIVVQ; encoded by the coding sequence TTGAGATTAACAAATAAAATTTATACTGTAGCTTTTTCGCTCTTTTTTTCGCTATTCTTATTTACAGGTTGTTCTACTAAGCAAAGTTATGATTATAGTTCATATCGTAAAGATACAGGAGATAAAAGTATAAATAATAGCGAAGCTATGCATAGAGCTACAATGCGGCCTTATAATGTTTTTGGAATAAGATATTATCCATTTGTTGCAAATGTTGGAGATGATTTTAAAGGTATTGCCTCTTGGTATGGACCAGATTTTCATGCAAAAAAGACTTCAAATGGAGAGATTTACAATATGTATGCTATGACAGCTGCTCATAAAACCTTACCTATGAATACAGTTGTAAGAGTTGATAATTTGGACAATGGAAGAAGTACTATTGTACGTATAAATGATAGAGGTCCTTTTGTTGCTGGAAGAATTATAGATTTATCAAATAAAGCTGCACATGAAATTGATATGGTTAGAAAGGGTACGGCAAATGTTAGGGTTACAGTTTTGGGGTATAATGGTTTAGTTGATGATAAAAATGCTCCAAATGTTAACTCTATAGAGCAAAAACCAGAAGTTGAAAGAATAGAAGTTATTGAAGATGATATAGTAGCTACAAATATTAATACAAATATTGGTATGGCAACACCAGTTAGTACTTCAAAACAGTCTTCAAAAGCTTCAGGTTCTAGCAAATTTAGCATTCAAGTAGGAGCCTTTAGTTTACAAACAGGAGCTTCTAAAACTGTAGATGAGTATAAGTTAAAGTTTCCATCAAGAAAGATAGAGTATGTTGAAAATGGTGGAATTTATAGAGTATATATTAGAGGTTTTTCATCTTATGAAGATGGACAAAATTTTAAAGCAAAAAATAGTTTAACAAATGCAATTGTAGTTCAATAA
- a CDS encoding lytic transglycosylase domain-containing protein: MRKFLVVVTIFITSIFANNLEQNIKILEELNLPKDFLNEPSFKLKYNELSSLKKIKYYDNLIKKSSLNAKIVREELELKQLPNSLFFIPLIESSYTNIIKKKGPSGLWQIMPLTATNLKLKRNEFVDERLDLIKSTEAATNYLRKYYKKFGKWYLAVLAYNAGEGRIIHGVARATLDKYLEENPNMYHDKVIKIYNLYILDYAKNKTGIDNLYTVYKDLGIKNGHFDYTYLLKHNIRRDYLPKTSTNYINMLITFSILASNDRFKYLDRKVKYDLEKVVANKGLKLKTIADALAMSYEELKTINKHLLKEIIPTDKNSYNLYIPHTKIELFNNRVANIQGLVSVEDKTTLENIKKESKNSDLNIKKDNIQQSRNKIAYKVKQGDTLEAISKKYKVSVKKLKTDNKKSTSKLKIGEIIEINK, from the coding sequence TTGAGAAAATTTCTAGTAGTAGTAACAATTTTTATAACTTCTATTTTTGCAAATAATCTTGAGCAAAATATAAAAATACTAGAGGAGTTAAATCTTCCTAAAGATTTTTTAAATGAACCATCTTTTAAGTTAAAATATAATGAGCTATCATCTTTAAAGAAAATTAAATATTATGATAATTTAATTAAAAAATCATCACTAAATGCAAAAATAGTAAGAGAAGAGCTTGAGTTAAAACAACTTCCAAATTCACTTTTTTTTATACCTTTAATTGAGTCAAGCTATACAAATATAATAAAGAAAAAGGGACCTTCTGGACTTTGGCAAATTATGCCTTTGACTGCAACTAATCTTAAATTAAAAAGAAATGAGTTTGTAGATGAGAGGCTTGATTTAATTAAATCAACAGAAGCTGCTACAAATTATTTAAGAAAATATTATAAAAAATTTGGAAAGTGGTATTTGGCTGTTTTGGCATATAATGCAGGTGAAGGAAGAATAATACACGGAGTTGCAAGAGCTACTTTGGATAAATATTTAGAAGAGAATCCAAATATGTATCATGATAAGGTTATAAAAATCTATAATCTATATATTTTGGATTATGCAAAAAATAAAACAGGAATTGATAACTTATATACTGTATATAAAGATTTGGGTATAAAAAATGGTCATTTTGATTATACTTATCTTTTGAAACATAATATTAGAAGAGATTATCTACCAAAAACAAGTACAAATTATATAAATATGTTAATCACTTTTTCAATTCTTGCAAGCAATGATAGATTTAAATATTTAGATAGAAAAGTAAAATATGATTTAGAAAAGGTAGTTGCAAATAAAGGCTTGAAGCTAAAAACTATTGCAGATGCACTTGCTATGAGTTATGAAGAGTTAAAAACTATAAATAAACATCTTTTAAAAGAGATTATACCAACAGATAAAAATAGTTATAATTTATACATTCCTCATACAAAGATTGAACTATTTAATAATAGAGTTGCAAATATTCAAGGTCTTGTTTCTGTTGAAGATAAAACAACTTTAGAAAATATAAAAAAAGAGTCTAAAAATAGTGATTTAAATATAAAAAAAGATAATATTCAACAAAGCAGAAATAAAATAGCATATAAGGTAAAGCAAGGCGATACTCTTGAAGCTATTTCAAAAAAATATAAAGTTAGTGTAAAAAAACTTAAGACTGACAATAAAAAAAGTACTAGCAAGTTGAAAATAGGAGAGATTATTGAGATTAACAAATAA
- a CDS encoding TatD family hydrolase, with protein sequence MIIDTHCHLDNEAYLSDIDGVIRNAKEEGVKAFLIPGADFDTLPRAIELSEKYSEVFFAVGTHPYDIDKYDEKIIEKYVNHPKCVAIGECGLDYYRLPDDESEKKENIKKQKEVFISQIELSKRYKKPLIIHIREASNDSREILEKYASKDLGGVLHCFNASPHLLPLSNMNFYFAIGGVLTFKNAKKLVEILPQIPKERLLIETDAPYLTPHPFRGVRNEPYYTKYVSLKMAEIFGLNDDEIRSITTKNAKNLFKEFSNIS encoded by the coding sequence ATTATTATAGATACACACTGTCATCTAGACAACGAAGCATATTTAAGTGATATAGATGGTGTTATAAGAAATGCAAAAGAGGAGGGGGTTAAAGCTTTTTTAATCCCTGGAGCTGATTTTGATACACTTCCTAGAGCTATTGAGCTTAGTGAGAAATATAGTGAAGTTTTTTTTGCTGTAGGAACTCATCCTTATGATATAGATAAATATGATGAAAAAATTATAGAGAAATATGTAAATCATCCAAAATGTGTAGCTATTGGTGAGTGTGGTTTAGATTACTATAGACTACCAGATGATGAGAGTGAAAAGAAAGAGAATATAAAAAAGCAAAAAGAGGTTTTTATCTCTCAAATAGAGCTATCTAAGAGATATAAAAAACCTCTTATTATCCATATAAGAGAAGCTTCAAATGACTCAAGAGAGATTTTAGAAAAATATGCTTCAAAAGATTTGGGTGGAGTTTTACACTGTTTTAATGCAAGTCCTCATTTGCTCCCTTTATCAAATATGAATTTCTATTTTGCAATAGGAGGAGTTCTTACTTTTAAAAATGCTAAAAAGTTAGTTGAAATTTTGCCACAAATTCCAAAAGAGAGGCTTTTAATAGAAACAGATGCCCCTTATCTTACTCCACACCCATTTAGAGGTGTAAGAAATGAACCATATTATACAAAATATGTATCTTTAAAAATGGCAGAAATTTTTGGTTTAAATGATGATGAGATACGAAGTATAACAACAAAAAATGCTAAAAATCTTTTTAAAGAATTTTCTAATATTTCTTAG
- the hslU gene encoding HslU--HslV peptidase ATPase subunit, producing MDMTPRQIVEYLDDYIIGQKDAKKTIALALRNRYRRMRVEPILQEEIMPKNILMIGNTGVGKTEIARRMAKMMGLPFVKVEASKYTEVGFVGRDVESMVRDLVYESINLVTKEYEDKIRDKIDDEVTKRIVENLVPPLPETASESAKESFIKTYNLMEKKFLAGELDDKKITIEVPKKAHVEILDSNVPFDMSSMQESLNKMLGSLNKDKIKKEVSIKDAKVLLRGVASEGLLDTEAIKVESIKRAENGGIIFIDEIDKIATSKKNSGSDPSKEGVQRDLLPIVEGSSVQTKFGQIKTDHILFIAAGAFHVSKPSDLIPELQGRFPLRVELESLDEDALYKILTNTKNSLLRQYKALLKVEDVDLEFDDEAIKAFAKYSVAANEKTEDIGARRLHTVIEKVIEDISFEADSKKGSKVVVTSELVTQKLEKIVDNIDVTRYIL from the coding sequence ATGGATATGACACCTAGGCAAATTGTTGAGTATTTAGATGATTATATTATTGGACAAAAAGATGCCAAAAAAACTATAGCATTAGCTTTAAGAAATAGATATAGAAGAATGAGAGTTGAACCAATCTTACAAGAAGAGATCATGCCAAAAAATATTCTAATGATTGGAAATACAGGAGTTGGAAAAACTGAAATAGCAAGAAGAATGGCAAAGATGATGGGACTTCCTTTTGTAAAAGTAGAAGCTAGTAAATATACAGAAGTTGGATTTGTGGGAAGAGATGTAGAATCAATGGTTAGAGATTTAGTATATGAGAGTATTAATCTTGTTACTAAAGAGTATGAAGATAAGATTAGAGATAAAATCGATGATGAAGTAACTAAAAGAATAGTTGAAAACCTTGTTCCACCTCTTCCTGAAACTGCTAGTGAGAGTGCAAAAGAGTCATTTATAAAGACTTATAACCTTATGGAAAAAAAGTTTTTAGCTGGTGAACTTGATGATAAAAAAATAACTATTGAAGTTCCTAAAAAAGCTCATGTTGAGATACTTGACTCAAATGTTCCTTTTGATATGAGTTCTATGCAAGAGAGCCTTAATAAAATGCTAGGAAGCCTAAATAAAGATAAGATAAAAAAAGAGGTAAGCATAAAAGATGCAAAAGTTCTTTTAAGAGGAGTTGCTAGTGAAGGTTTACTTGATACAGAAGCTATAAAAGTAGAGTCTATAAAAAGAGCTGAAAATGGTGGAATAATTTTTATTGATGAGATAGATAAAATTGCAACAAGTAAGAAAAATAGTGGAAGTGACCCATCAAAAGAGGGTGTTCAAAGAGATTTACTTCCAATAGTTGAAGGTAGTTCAGTTCAAACAAAATTTGGTCAAATAAAAACAGACCATATTTTGTTTATAGCTGCTGGTGCATTTCATGTATCAAAACCTAGCGATTTAATTCCAGAACTTCAAGGAAGATTTCCTCTTAGAGTTGAGTTAGAAAGTCTTGATGAAGATGCACTATATAAAATCTTAACAAATACAAAAAATTCACTTTTAAGACAATATAAAGCTCTATTAAAAGTTGAAGATGTTGATTTAGAGTTTGATGATGAAGCTATCAAAGCTTTTGCAAAATATAGTGTTGCTGCAAATGAAAAAACAGAAGATATAGGCGCTAGAAGACTTCATACTGTTATTGAAAAAGTAATAGAAGATATATCTTTTGAAGCAGATAGCAAAAAAGGTTCAAAAGTAGTTGTAACAAGTGAACTTGTAACACAAAAGTTAGAAAAAATAGTTGATAATATAGATGTAACAAGATATATATTATAA